In the genome of Phycisphaerales bacterium, one region contains:
- a CDS encoding alkaline phosphatase family protein yields MTTPTSTVSPQAAPPPRAPRPLRAVAERLLIIGLDGATFDVLNPLMAAGRMPQLQRFIAQGTAGVLYSTEPPITPAAWTTFMTGKGPGRHGILDFETYDAFNHSLTFNSTYEIREKTVWQLLSEKGLRVGSINVPMTYPPKPVNGFMISGFETPSVDAQFTYPPELKEEIFRLLPHYDYRTNWRRTAIGRLEQLKDNLDYIAGSFDQGVKLTTHFGDRFGWDVLMVVFKLVDNLQHKAWKYLDPRYCERYPTEAALAAQCFTKLDEACGRLFEYAAQQQATVLVMSDHGHGSLDGKVQPNLLLQKWGYLKLRSPWNQGWTRAQHWWHRLTKGRVTRFEQGSRGIERDLAVDWSRTRACVMHAGIFGYLYINLRGRGPHGIVPESEYEALRDELAERLRRATVRHPNGQSTPVFRAVHKAEQLYRCPRENNPNLPDLMLSPHPGLAVVRKIRGLRAVRWCPLDRLEGTHRMEGIVALGGPLVKAGARIQGHIVDLTPTALAALGLRVPVDMEGRVLTEAFTVEPVVESEPPVQIVRKAAEPVYTDEERRILEQRLSDLGYLE; encoded by the coding sequence ATGACCACTCCGACCTCGACCGTATCCCCGCAGGCCGCGCCCCCCCCGCGTGCCCCGCGGCCGCTCCGTGCGGTTGCCGAGCGGTTGCTGATCATCGGTCTCGACGGTGCCACTTTTGATGTGCTGAATCCGCTGATGGCGGCCGGGCGGATGCCCCAGCTCCAGCGGTTCATCGCCCAGGGAACGGCCGGCGTGCTCTACTCGACAGAGCCCCCGATCACGCCCGCGGCCTGGACGACCTTCATGACCGGCAAGGGGCCCGGACGGCATGGCATCCTCGATTTCGAAACGTACGACGCTTTCAATCACTCGTTGACTTTTAACAGCACTTACGAAATTCGTGAAAAGACGGTCTGGCAACTGCTCAGTGAGAAGGGTCTGCGGGTGGGCAGCATCAACGTGCCGATGACCTACCCACCGAAACCCGTCAACGGTTTCATGATCAGCGGATTTGAAACACCCAGTGTGGACGCCCAGTTCACCTACCCGCCGGAGTTGAAGGAAGAAATCTTCCGCCTGCTCCCCCACTACGATTACCGCACCAATTGGCGCCGCACGGCCATCGGCCGGCTCGAACAACTCAAGGACAATCTCGACTACATCGCGGGCAGTTTTGACCAGGGCGTCAAGCTCACGACCCACTTCGGCGATCGTTTTGGCTGGGACGTCCTGATGGTCGTGTTCAAGCTCGTCGACAACCTACAGCACAAGGCCTGGAAGTACCTCGACCCGCGCTACTGCGAGCGCTACCCAACCGAGGCCGCACTGGCGGCGCAGTGTTTCACGAAACTCGACGAGGCCTGTGGCCGGCTGTTCGAGTACGCCGCCCAACAGCAGGCCACCGTGCTGGTCATGTCCGACCACGGGCACGGCAGTCTCGACGGCAAGGTGCAGCCCAACCTGCTACTCCAGAAGTGGGGCTATCTCAAGCTACGCAGCCCCTGGAACCAGGGTTGGACACGCGCACAGCACTGGTGGCACCGGCTGACAAAGGGCCGTGTCACTCGGTTCGAGCAGGGTAGCCGCGGGATCGAACGCGATTTGGCCGTGGACTGGAGCCGCACCCGCGCCTGCGTCATGCACGCCGGCATCTTCGGTTACCTGTATATCAACCTGCGCGGTCGGGGTCCGCATGGCATCGTTCCGGAGTCGGAGTACGAAGCGCTGCGCGATGAGTTGGCTGAGCGGCTGCGGCGCGCTACCGTGCGCCACCCCAACGGACAGTCCACCCCAGTCTTTCGCGCCGTGCATAAGGCCGAACAGCTATACCGCTGTCCGCGTGAGAACAACCCCAACCTGCCAGACCTGATGCTGTCGCCGCATCCCGGCTTGGCCGTGGTACGCAAAATCCGCGGCCTCCGTGCGGTCCGCTGGTGCCCTCTCGACCGGCTGGAGGGAACGCACCGCATGGAGGGTATCGTCGCGCTGGGCGGTCCGCTGGTGAAGGCCGGCGCCCGCATCCAAGGCCACATCGTCGATCTCACGCCGACCGCCCTGGCGGCGCTCGGATTGCGCGTCCCCGTCGATATGGAGGGCCGCGTGCTCACCGAGGCGTTCACTGTCGAGCCCGTCGTCGAATCCGAGCCGCCGGTGCAGATCGTGCGCAAGGCCGCCGAGCCGGTGTACACGGACGAGGAACGCCGCATCCTCGAGCAGCGCCTCAGCGATCTGGGCTACCTGGAATAG
- the rimO gene encoding 30S ribosomal protein S12 methylthiotransferase RimO, whose product MPKTTRKRPDTAGQKRSQALPQSARPQPNRRRAPQPAPPPVVGFVSLGCAKNLVDSEKMLGQLAESGAVLTGDESVADTIVVNTCGFLEASRQEALGILRELAERKRQGELKRIVVAGCLVQRDGEKLLGEVPEIDALVGVNNRDDVVRAVWRHEREAALDRYMGEYHPQPWSDQGRLRLTPRHYAYVRMSEGCDQKCTFCTIPSIRGPLHCKTPTELTAECQELLADGVRELILIGQDTTSYGRDIGFAPGLAGLLRHLDANCATAKWIRLMYVYPSIFTDEMIAAIAECARVVKYIDIPLQHMHDRVLKAMGRRVTRQQQEKLLEKLRARIPGVTIRTTFIVGFPTETEAEFADLEQFVRDFGFDAVGAFQYSFEAETPSGRMAGHLPAEVKQERHARLMLAQQEIAFAAARRRKGETLEVVVDEVRGATVVARHAGQAPEVDGVCLLPGTAGQPGEWLTAKCVGSEGYDLVLRPVRARLPLAR is encoded by the coding sequence ATGCCCAAGACCACCAGGAAGCGTCCCGATACCGCGGGTCAGAAACGCAGTCAGGCCCTGCCGCAGTCCGCCCGGCCGCAACCCAACCGGCGCCGCGCGCCACAACCGGCACCACCGCCAGTCGTGGGGTTTGTATCGCTCGGATGTGCGAAGAACCTGGTCGATTCGGAAAAGATGCTCGGGCAGTTGGCGGAGTCCGGGGCGGTGCTGACGGGGGACGAAAGTGTGGCCGACACGATCGTGGTGAACACCTGCGGCTTCCTGGAGGCCTCGCGGCAGGAGGCGCTGGGAATCCTGCGTGAGTTGGCGGAGCGCAAGCGGCAAGGGGAACTGAAGCGCATCGTTGTTGCCGGGTGCCTGGTGCAGCGCGACGGCGAGAAGTTGTTGGGCGAGGTGCCGGAGATCGATGCGTTGGTGGGCGTGAATAACCGCGACGATGTAGTGCGCGCGGTTTGGCGGCACGAGCGGGAAGCGGCCCTGGATCGCTACATGGGGGAATATCACCCCCAGCCTTGGTCGGACCAGGGCCGGCTGCGGCTGACCCCGCGCCACTACGCCTACGTGCGGATGAGCGAGGGCTGCGACCAGAAATGTACCTTCTGTACGATCCCCTCCATTCGTGGCCCACTGCACTGCAAGACGCCGACGGAGCTGACGGCGGAGTGCCAGGAACTGCTGGCCGATGGCGTACGCGAATTGATCCTGATTGGGCAGGACACGACGAGCTACGGCCGGGATATCGGTTTTGCCCCCGGTCTGGCGGGGTTGCTGCGGCACCTCGATGCGAATTGTGCGACGGCGAAGTGGATCCGGCTGATGTATGTGTACCCGTCGATCTTCACGGACGAGATGATCGCGGCGATCGCCGAATGCGCCCGCGTCGTGAAATACATCGACATCCCGCTGCAGCACATGCACGACCGGGTCCTCAAGGCCATGGGGCGGCGCGTCACGCGGCAGCAGCAGGAGAAACTGCTGGAGAAGCTGCGGGCCCGGATTCCTGGAGTCACAATTCGCACGACCTTCATCGTCGGCTTCCCAACGGAAACGGAAGCCGAATTCGCCGATCTGGAGCAGTTCGTCCGCGACTTCGGTTTTGATGCGGTCGGCGCGTTTCAGTACTCGTTCGAGGCAGAGACGCCCAGTGGCCGCATGGCGGGCCACCTGCCCGCCGAGGTGAAGCAGGAGCGGCACGCGCGCCTCATGCTCGCGCAGCAGGAGATCGCCTTTGCAGCGGCCCGGAGGCGCAAGGGGGAGACCCTGGAAGTGGTGGTGGACGAGGTGCGCGGGGCAACGGTTGTGGCGCGGCACGCTGGGCAGGCCCCGGAGGTCGACGGGGTTTGTCTGCTACCGGGTACGGCCGGCCAGCCGGGTGAGTGGCTCACCGCCAAGTGCGTGGGTTCCGAAGGTTACGATCTTGTACTCAGGCCCGTGCGGGCGCGGTTGCCCCTGGCGCGCTGA